In a genomic window of Trichoderma atroviride chromosome 4, complete sequence:
- a CDS encoding uncharacterized protein (EggNog:ENOG41), giving the protein MTMEDSKTIRKSCDFCYRRKIKCDRRKPCCSHCITYNIDCTFTAPSRKARPKKRRNCSNIEGANNIQVAEEGTGVQALPQSERGTETTTTTLSAIIPSANGNNSTKSMALPPREHVLPIIQIYLKDFNAVLPLFDAKALLQLVHNCYNVGPLQRDPAAWAAINVVLALAQRHTPVNSHNVPSSAECINRAESVLSTVMLGDIQLLNVQVLVGMVMLLQASHDLQPSLILIATVMRLAHAIGLHDRTYSAHLDIVQARQRAHVFWLAYILDKDLSLRTKQPSIQIDDDINLELPSPTAIEHQIGDWSGANDSGIESGIITTADGTAKMNYFVTRIQLAVIEGGVYDYLYSTRSQKRSPNERSHALRSVACALQQWKASIPSEFSASAGIMRVPSGMLQFLGALHSTTLACTTIINQAHAWDAEWVASLRRYGRQGIVPRLPPQWEAVVDEARDLLVLLGVLGVTDCWNFW; this is encoded by the exons ATGACAATGGAGGATTCAAAGACTATTAGAAAG TCCTGTGACTTCTGTTACCGGCGCAAGATCAAGTGCGATAGGCGGAAGCCTTGCTGCTCACATTGCATCACGTACAATATAGATTGTACTTTTACAGCACCCAGCCGCAAGGCTAGGCCGAAGAAACGACGGAATTGTTCAAACATCGAGGGTGCCAACAATATACAAG TTGCTGAGGAGGGGACTGGTGTTCAGGCTCTACCTCAATCCGAGCGGGGGACTGAGACCACCACAACAACGCTGTCAGCGATAATACCAAGCGCAAACGGCAACAATTCTACAAAATCGATGGCTCTTCCCCCTCGAGAACACGTTTTACCTATCATACAAATCTACCTCAAGGATTTCAATGCAGTATTACCCCTATTTGATGCCAAAGCTCTTCTGCAATTGGTCCATAATTGTTATAATGTTGGACCCCTACAACGAGATCCGGCGGCATGGGCTGCCATAAACGTTGTTTTAGCTCTCGCACAACGGCACACTCCTGTGAACAGTCATAATGTTCCCTCCTCGGCTGAGTGTATCAATAGAGCAGAATCTGTACTCTCGACAGTTATGCTGGGCGatatccagctgctcaacGTCCAGGTCTTGGTCGGCATGGTGATGCTACTCCAGGCCTCGCACGATCTCCAGCCTTCGCTGATCTTGATTGCCACAGTGATGCGTCTAGCGCATGCGATCGGTTTACATGATCGTACCTACTCGGCGCATTTGGATATTGTCCAGGCAAGACAGCGCGCTCATGTGTTCTGGCTGGCGTATATTCTCGACAAAGACCTTAGCTTGCGGACGAAACAGCCATCGATCCAGATTGATGATGACATAAATCTTGAACTACCCTCGCCAACAGCTATTGAACATCAGATTGGAGACTGGAGTGGTGCTAACGATTCCGGCATCGAGTCGGgtatcatcaccaccgcTGACGGAACCGCCAAGATGAATTACTTTGTAACTCGCATCCAGCTGGCCGTAATTGAAGGCGGCGTATATGATTATTTGTATTCCACGCGCTCTCAAAAACGTAGTCCAAACGAGCGGTCCCATGCGCTGCGGAGCGTAGCTTGTGCCCTTCAGCAGTGGAAAGCTTCCATTCCGTCGGAATTCAGCGCCTCTGCGGGAATAATGAGAGTGCCTTCGGGTATGCTACAATTCCTCGGAGCATTGCACTCCACTACTCTAGCTTGTACAACGATCATAAACCAAGCCCATGCATGGGATGCCGAGTGGGTGGCCAGTTTACGCAGGTATGGTAGACAAGGTATAGTACCACGGCTGCCACCACAATGGGAGGCAGTGGTAGATGAGGCGCGTGATTTGCTAGTCCTTCTTGGAGTATTGGGTGTGACGGACTGCTGGAACTTCTGGTAA
- a CDS encoding uncharacterized protein (EggNog:ENOG41~TransMembrane:12 (i48-67o91-111i118-138o144-166i178-202o208-227i248-268o280-301i321-345o357-378i385-406o412-434i)) codes for MPYEPAILSQEQRAQSAETKHDVDTTEVSSNKNSADPKLEANGRQIHGLRWLVICVALYISCILYGLDTTIAADVQGSIIEQFGHVEQLTWVGAGFPLGSVCVILPLGNLYSTFNIKWIFFTTVVLFEVGSALCGAAPTMSALIVGRVIAGAGGSGIYLGSLNYFLAMTASEERGLYMALIGSCWGVGAILGPVIGGAFATSSATWRWAFYINLVIFAISAPAYIFCLPSIRPSQGVSIRARVARLDFVGFILGAGVWVAFLLALSMAGGQWGWGDGRTIATLVVFGVTLVAYCLQQYFALFTSKAHRAFPIHLLRERTQVLLYIATAAGITTLYVAMYFIPIYFQFTNGDSALKAAVRLLPFVIVAISVNLASGYFLSAIKIYMLIYVIGGIFLTVGGALLTVYLDPRTSAGTIYGLCVVTAIGSGLAMLSGYSIATLTTKPENAGAALSLQNVSQLGGQVIALAVAGQIYHSTAVRNLRSVLSGQDFSEQDIESAVAGAQSKILEKVHGALQQEVILALVHAMQQVMATYMSV; via the exons ATGCCCTATGAGCCCGCCATTCTGTCCCAAGAGCAAAGGGCTCAGTCTGCTGAAACAAAACACGACGTCGACACCACCGAAGTCTCATCGAATAAGAATAGCGCCGACCCTAAGCTAGAGGCCAATGGCCGACAGATCCATGGTCTTCGCTGGCTGGTTATCTGTGTCGCTCTCTACATCAGCTGTATCCTCTATGGTCTTGATACCACCATCGCTGCAGACGTACAAGGATCTATTATTGAACAGTTTGGCCATGTTGAACAGTTGACGTGGGTTGGAGCAGGCTTTCCTTTGGGCTCTGTGTGCGTCATTCTTCCACTCGGAAATCTGTACAGCACTTTCAACATCAAATGGATCTTCTTCACAACTGTAGTGCTCTTTGAGGTTGGCTCAGCTCTTTGTGGTGCCGCTCCAACGATGAGTGCTTTGATTGTTGGTCGTGTTATCGCCGGCGCCGGAGGTAGTGGCATTTACCTTGGCTCGTTGAATTACTTCTTAGCCATGACAGCGTCGGAGGAACGTGGCTTGTACATGGCACTCATTGGAAGCTGCTGGGGTGTTGGTGCTATCCTAGGTCCTGTTATTGGCGGAGCATTTGCAACATCGTCAGCCACCTGGCGTTGGGCATTCTACATCAATCTTgtcatctttgccatttCGGCACCCGCATATATCTTCTGTCTCCCTTCGATCCGCCCGTCCCAAGGCGTCAGTATACGGGCACGGGTCGCCCGTCTGGACTTTGTGGGGTTTATCCTTGGCGCTGGCGTTTGGGTTGCTTTTCTGTTAGCACTCTCGATGGCAGGTGGCCAATGGGGCTGGGGCGATGGAAGAACTATTGCGACTTTGGTGGTTTTTGGAGTCACTTTGGTTGCGTATTGCCTCCAGCAGTACTTCGCCCTCTTTACATCCAAAGCTCACCGTGCATTTCCTATCCATCTATTACGCGAACGCACACAAGTCCTACTTTATATAGCAACCGCAGCCGGCATTACAACACTCTACGTTGCAATGTACTTTATTCCGATTTACTTTCAGTTTACCAACGGGGACAGTGCCCTAAAGGCAGCCGTTCGATTGCTTCCCTTTGTTATCGTTGCAATTTCGGTAAACTTAGCCTCTGGATATTTCCTAAGTGCTATTAAGATATACATGTTGATCTACGTCATTGGCGGCATTTTCTTGACGGTTGGCGGTGCACTCCTTACTGTTTACCTGGACCCACGCACGTCAGCCGGTACTATCTACGGCCTGTGTGTAGTCACAGCTATCGGCAGTGGCCTGGCCATGTTGTCTGGCTATTCTATTGCGACGCTTACCACGAAACCAGAAAATGCTGGGGCAGCACTCAGCCTACAGAATGTGTCGCAACTCGGAGGCCAAGTCATCGCTCTTGCTGTTGCGGGGCAGATTTACCACTCAACAGCTGTCAGAAATCTACGATCCGTCCTGTCAGGCCAGGACTTTTCAGAACAAGATATAGAGAGCGCTGTTGCAGGCGCGCAGAGCAAAATACTAGAAAAAGTACATGGCGCTTTGCAACAGGAGGTTATCTTGGCTCTCGTCCACGCAATGCAGCAAGT GATGGCGACATATATGTCGGTGTAA
- a CDS encoding uncharacterized protein (EggNog:ENOG41) has translation MSNATVNGLDVAAAQSPKLNATILDRVEKSSLAVGGSITDPPIIAAFASMNGITDASQSSGSEQPSLSLPEPGVGHVQNVEGDVFIDLYYKRFHKFHPLTPPQKYFFRLWQDPSIQPRLVPLAAVLRLIGHLYRSQEWPTTLQNVIEVCFLQSSQTDPFMVQCRILYSIALFWHNYKAKACHEILEATRLAVDLGMFRREFAAKHGGTDTVLRECWRRTWWTLYIVCGYFAGTLGTMDFAVLDVEATVELPCEEAEYEMGKIPEPKTLEEFDCREFAFGNTSFSSFAYLIGAIRCTAAIAPLILNITTKDVSQQVICTADSVIDGWLFLLPTDIKQIIDKSGEIDELMFQATLVIHGNDLSA, from the exons ATGTCAAATGCGACGGTAAACGGCCTCGATGTAGCCGCTGCGCAGTCTCCGAAACTCAATGCGACTATACTAGATCGCGTCGAG AAGAGCAGCCTGGCCGTCGGAGGCTCCATAACAGACCCGCCTATTATAGCCGCATTTGCCTCTATGAATGGCATTACCGATGCCTCTCAAAGCTCAGGATCAGAACAGCCTAGTTTGTCACTGCCAGAACCAGGTGTAGGTCACGTCCAAAACGTCGAAGGCGATGTTTTCATCGATTTGTACTACAAACGATTCCACAAATTCCACCCATTAACACCACCTCAAAAATATTTCTTCAGACTCTGGCAAGACCCCAGTATTCAGCCTAGGTTAGTACCTCTTGCCGCTGTCTTGCGCCTCATCGGTCATCTCTATCGCTCCCAAGAGTGGCCCACTACACTACAGAATGTCATAGAGGTCTGCTTTCTGCAATCTTCACAAACAGACCCTTTCATGGTACAGTGTCGGATTCTGTACTCAATAGCGTTATTCTGGCACAACTACAAAGCGAAAGCATGTCACGAAATTTTAGAGGCTACCCGTCTCGCCGTCGACCTCGGCATGTTTCGACGCGAATTCGCCGCAAAACACGGAGGCACAGACACTGTACTAAGAGAGTGCTGGAGGCGGACGTGGTGGACGCTATATATTGTTTGTGGTTATTTTGCTGGCACACTGGGTACTATGGACTTTGCAGTTTTGGATGTCGAGGCCACTGTAGAGTTGCCCTGTGAAGAGGCGGAGTATGAAATGGGC AAAATACCCGAGCCCAAAACATTAGAAGAGTTTGACTGCCGCGAGTTTGCCTTCGGCAACACTTCGTTCTCATCTTTTGCATATCTCATCGGAGCTATCAGATGTACGGCAGCTATAGCCCCCTTGATACTGAACATTACAACGAAAGATGTCTCGCAGCAAGTGATTTGTACCGCTGACTCAGTTATTGATGGATGGCTATTCTTACTACCGACAGACATCAAACAAATTATTGATAAATCCGGAGAAATAGATGAGCTAATGTTCCAGGCCACGTTGGTTATTCAT GGCAACGATTTGTCTGCATAG
- a CDS encoding uncharacterized protein (EggNog:ENOG41~MEROPS:MER0000440~SECRETED:SignalP(1-19)), translated as MLPPSTAILLAGLVATTAGALFATNTEFDWTAIEPTEDLRYCDCFNGLRCARLKVPLDWNNPKDNSTIAIAIATLPASVPVDHPDYGGTIILNPGGPGDSGVNLVRLSGRHLQKVIDNNKKYDYLGFDPRGLGNTTPQLDCFGGDTLARNAYQQVLRGLGTVDSSEDALRRFLAISKGLGALCENTLGKSSIIEHVTTAAVCRDMVEMVDRVDELRKKEVALLKHRRGEQGITTQENQVPRLQYLGFSYGTYLGNTFASMFPGRVGRMVLDGVIYAEDYMQGLWHHNLVDTEAVVDYFYDTCYEAGDICPLRIPEDVNGTSIRRRVDQFIADMDVLPAYNAEGTSITALTGRDIRDSISQALYRPILSFPPLAQLITDALEGNFTLLTNTVTPDDIQTDCATGSQIFSGEAAYGIVCSDAAGSQTKHDLTYYSDEVKRFMSQSITFGAKWATIPFQCSGYLLAPMYQFRGPWVTPPADSSLKSGVPAAPLLFLSNRMDPVTPSVNANAMSAGHPGSAVVIQDSVGHCAIPAGWSGCTNQILRDYFEFGVVPRNGTFCAASCKPWQENDEGCNLLSFENNGGW; from the exons ATGCTGCCGCCGTCCACCGCAATCTTACTCGCCGGTCTAGTCGCAACAACTGCGGGTGCTTTGTTTGCAACTAACACTGAGTTTGACTGGACAGCAATTGAACCAACTGAAGATTTGCGCTACTGTGATTGCTTCAATGGGCTCCGTTGTGCGCGCCTCAAGGTGCCACTAGATTGGAACAACCCCAAAGACAACagcaccatcgccatcgccattgccacGCTTCCGGCCTCAGTGCCGGTCGACCACCCCGATTACGGCGGCACCATTATCTTAAACCCAGGTGGTCCAGGTGATTCTGGAGTCAACCTCGTGCGCCTCTCCGGCCGGCACCTGCAGAAAGTGATtgacaacaacaaaaagtACGATTATCTGGGATTCGACCCCCGCGGCTTAGGAAACACAACCCCTCAATTGGACTGTTTCGGGGGCGACACACTCGCGAGGAACGCCTACCAACAAGTGCTTCGCGGGCTTGGAACCGTTGACTCCAGTGAAGACGCCTTACGACGCTTCCTGGCAATTTCTAAAGGGTTAGGTGCTCTCTGCGAGAACACGCTTGGCAAGTCTAGTATTATTGAGCATGTCACTACCGCTGCTGTCTGCCGCGACATGGTCGAGATGGTGGATCGCGTGGATGAGCTCCGGAAAAAGGAAGTTGCATTGCTCAAGCATCGCAGAGGTGAGCAAGGAATTACGACGCAAGAGAATCAAGTTCCTCGACTTCAGTATTTGGGCTTCTCATATGGCACCTATCTCGGGAATACTTTCGCGTCTATGTTCCCAGGGCGTGTTGGCCGAATGGTCCTCGATGGTGTTATCTACGCTGAGGACTATATGCAAGGG CTATGGCATCATAACTTAGTCGATACGGAGGCTGTTGTCGACTACTTCTACGACACATGTTACGAGGCGGGCGACATTTGTCCGCTCCGTATTCCCGAAGACGTGAATGGTACTAGCATTAGAAGGCGCGTGGATCAATTCATCGCAGACATGGATGTACTGCCAGCATACAATGCTGAGGGCACAAGTATTACAGCCCTGACTGGTCGTGATATTCGCGACAGCATATCGCAAGCCCTTTACAGGCCCATTCTGAGCTTTCCGCCGCTGGCCCAGTTGATTACAGATGCCTTAGAAGGTAACTTTACCTTGCTTACGAACACAGTCACCCCCGACGATATCCAAACCGACTGTGCCACCGGTAGTCAAATCTTCAGCGGAGAAGCTGCCTATGGTATCGTTTGCAgcgatgctgctggtagCCAAACCAAACACGATCTTACCTATTACTCTGACGAAGTAAAAAGGTTCATGAGTCAATCCATCACTTTTGGGGCAAAATGGGCTACTATTCCGTTCCAGTGTTCGGGTTATCTTCTTGCGCCCATGTATCAGTTTCGTGGACCGTGGGTTACACCTCCTGCGGACTCCAGTCTCAAGTCTGGCGTACCGGCAGCACCACTTCTGTTTTTGTCAAACCGGATGGACCCAGTTACGCCTTCCGTCAATGCAAATGCCATGTCTGCAGGACATCCTGGCTCGGCAGTAGTGATTCAAGATTCCGTAGGTCATTGTGCTATCCCGGCAGGCTGGAGTGGCTGCACCAACCAGATCCTGCGGGACTACTTCGAGTTTGGCGTTGTTCCTCGAAATGGTACTTTCTGCGCAGCCTCTTGTAAGCCGTGGCAAGAAAATGACGAAGGGTGCAATTTATTAAGCTTTGAAAATAATGGGGGCTGGTGA
- a CDS encoding uncharacterized protein (EggNog:ENOG41~SECRETED:SignalP(1-27)~MEROPS:MER0002489), translating to MHFNLISSKTAVSSLLFAWLVSQRVQAGLNGLCPPMGPVFPPATRPRTDPGFDSAAITLTKKLQGLTSGFNYSAVSLGVMSIHEATPMFEFHHSPQIFNPRGVSEVNSDTVYRLASMTKLFTILGLLRTEKVSLEDPITKYLPELRDIHKEAAAQDAIRVVDWDSITLEALAAHQSGIGADLTVDLANFPDFFEHFGKRPPVHAPFETPIYSNIGTTLLGLVIETVTNQTYEDWIQHTIIDPIKMNRTFLSNPADSLGFIPINATDWPVELGVEAPTGAIYSTTSDLMAFGKAILSYEMLSPIRTRKWMKPLASTSSISTLIGAPWEVYRSNKVTKDGRLIEFYTKAGDLFTYHSVIALIPDYDLVMVALMGGPEVSGDTTYHVIGDASTALLPVIEQAGKAKAQAQYVGTYTDALTNSTLTLSLDDSPGFRVTKWQVRGVDVIGTSLLGDSPAVPPRVRLYPSDLSTSNQTAWRAVFGGSANDVAAEDALYPWDQFSCSSWASLDKLIYQFQGQDLFVFDMIEEEGGDTRANNINLPAYQVKLARIAE from the exons ATGCATTTCAATCTTATTTCTTCCAAGACGGCAGTTTCTAGCTTGCTGTTTGCATGGCTGGTCTCTCAGAGAGTCCAGGCTGGCCTTAATGGACTCTGTCCACCAATGGGACCTGTCTTTCCGCCGGCCACAAGGCCCCGTACAGACCCAGGATTTGACTCAGCAGCAATTACACTGACAAAGAAACTTCAAGGATTAACATCCGGATTCAACTACTCAGCCGTGTCGCTGGGTGTCATGTCTATTCACGAAGCAACTCCAATGTTCGAATTTCACCACTCTCCGCAAATTTTCAATCCCAGGGGTGTCTCGGAGGTTAACTCAGATACTGTTTACCGACTAGCGAGTATGACAAAGCTTTTCACCATCTTGGGCCTGTTGAGGACTGAGAAGGTCAGCCTCGAGGATCCCATCACTAAGTATCTTCCCGAACTTCGCGATATTCATAaggaagcagcagcacaggaCGCAATTCGCGTTGTTGACTGGGATAGCATTACACTAGAAGCCTTGGCTGCGCATCAAAGCGGAATAGGTGCCGACT TGACAGTAGATCTTGCAAACTTCCCAG ATTTTTTTGAACACTTTGGCAAACGCCCGCCAGTCCACGCGCCATTTGAAACCCCGATTTATTCGAATATCGGGACGACTCTGCTAGGACTTGTCATCGAAACTGTCACTAACCAGACATACGAGGACTGGATCCAACATACTATCATCGATCCAATTAAAATGAATCGAACTTTTCTGTCAAACCCAGCAGATTCATTGGGTTTCATTCCTATCAACGCCACCGATTGGCCCGTCGagcttggtgttgaggcACC CACCGGAGCGATATACTCTACTACATCAGATCTCATGGCATTTGGCAAAGCAATTCTAAGCTACGAAATGCTTTCCCCCATAAGAACTCGGAAGTGGATGAAACCTCTAGCGTCGACTTCTTCCATTAGCACCCTCATCGGAGCTCCATGGGAAGTTTACCGGTCCAATAAAGTGACCAAAGACGGCCGTTTGATAGAGTTTTATACGAAAGCTGGAGATCTTTTCACGTATCATTCTGTTATCGCTCTCATTCCAGATTACGACTTGGTGATGGTCGCTCTTATGGGTGGACCTGAAGTTTCTGGCGACACAACCTACCATGTGATTGGAGATGCATCGACCGCTTTGCTTCCCGTCATAGAACAAGCTGGTAAGGCCAAAGCGCAGGCCCAGTATGTGGGGACATATACCGATGCCTTGACCAACTCGACTCTTACACTATCCCTCGATGACAGCCCTGGTTTCAGAGTCACAAAATGGCAAGTTCGTGGAGTGGATGTTATTGGAACATCTTTGCTCGGCGACTCTCCAGCCGTACCGCCACGGGTTCGCTTGTACCCCTCGGATCTGTCTACCAGCAACCAAACAGCTTGGAGGGCTGTGTTTGGCGGCAGTGCTAATGATGTCGCTGCGGAAGACGCGCTGTATCCCTGGGATCAGTTTAGTTGTAGCTCATGGGCATCACTCGACAAACTCATCTACCAGTTCCAGGGTCAAgatctctttgtttttgatATGAtagaggaagaggggggTGATACCAGAGCCAACAACATAAATCTTCCGGCTTACCAGGTGAAATTGGCCCGCATAGCCGAGTAA